Part of the Streptomyces europaeiscabiei genome is shown below.
AGGTCGAGGCCGGCGAGGTCGTCACCCTCATCGGCACCAACGGCGCCGGCAAGACCACCACCCTGCGCACCCTGTCCGGCCTGCTCAAGCCCGTCAGCGGCCAGATCAAGTTCGACGGCAAATCCCTGAAGAAGGTCCCCGCGCACGACATCGTCGCGCTCGGACTCGCCCACTCCCCCGAGGGGCGGCACATCTTCCCGCGCATGACCATCGAGGACAACCTCCGCCTCGGCGCCTTCCTGCGCAACGACAAGCCCGGCATCGAGAAGGACATCCAGCGCGCCTACGACCTCTTCCCCATCCTGGGCGAACGTCGCAAGCAGGCCGCCGGTACGTTGTCCGGCGGCGAGCAGCAGATGCTGGCCATGGGCCGCGCGCTCATGTCCCAGCCGAAGCTGCTCATGCTCGACGAGCCCTCCATGGGCCTCTCGCCGATCATGATGCAGAAGATCATGGCGACGATCGCCGAGCTGAAGTCCCAGGGCACGACGATCCTGCTCGTCGAACAGAACGCGCAGGCCGCGCTCTCACTCGCCGACCAGGGCCACGTCATGGAGATCGGCAAGGTCGTCCTGTCCGGCACCGGCTCCGACCTGCTGCACGACGAGTCGGTCCGCAAGGCGTACCTCGGCGAGGACTGACCTCGCTCGCACACGACGAGGCCCGCGCCCCCTTTCAGGTGGGGGGTGCGGGCCTCGTCGTATGTATGTGTACGTGTACGGGGGAGCGGGGTCAGCCCTTGGCCGCCTTCTTCTCGTCGGCGTCCTGGATGACGGCCTCCGCCACCTGCTGCATCGACATCCGACGGTCCATCGACGTCTTCTGGATCCAACGGAACGCGGCCGGCTCCGTCAGCCCGTACTCCGTCTGCAGAATCGACTTCGCACGGTCGACGAGCTTGCGGGTCTCCAGGCGGAGGGTGAGGTCGGCGACCTCCTTCTCCAGCTCCTTCAGCTCCGTGAACCGGGACACGGCCATCTCGATGGCCGGCACGACGTCACTCTTGCTGAACGGCTTCACCAGGTACGCCATCGCACCGGCGTCCCGGGCACGCTCGACAAGGTCGCGCTGCGAGAAGGCGGTCAGCATCAGAACGGGCGCGATGCCCTCCTCGGCGATCTTCTCGGCGGCGGAGATGCCGTCCATCTTGGGCATCTTCACATCGAGGATCACGAGATCCGGCTGGTGCTCCCGGGCCAGCTCGATGGCCTGCTCACCGTCACCGGCCTCGCCCACTACGGAGTAGCCCTCCTCCTCGAGCATCTCCTTCAGGTCGAGACGGATCAACGCCTCGTCCTCGGCGATGACGACGCGGGTCGTCAGCGGAGGCACGTGTGACTTGTCGTCGTCGGCGACGGGCTGGGGCGACTCGGGGGCGGTCACTTGGGCTCCTCGTTCGGGGCAGGGGTACTGCTGACAAGAGGGTACCTAGCTGCGGTAAGGTGGGGGCACGGCGAGTGACCGCCAACCTTCGTTTCAAAGGGGCCCCGGTAGCCCAGCGGCAGAGGCAATGGTCTCAAACACCATCCAGCGTCGGTTCGAATCCGACCCGGGGTACTTTTCCTTTAGTTCCAAGGTCACGACACGCAAGCGGATGTCCACGTTCTCGTGAACATCCGCTTTTTGCTGCGCGCGGACGCGATCAGTTGCACAGAGTAGTCGCATGTACGACATGAGTACACGCAAGCGAGCACTCGCACTGGTCTCCCAGGGGCGCAGCCTCAACTCAGTGAGCCGAGAGACTGGCGTCTCACGATCGGCGATCCGGTGTTGGCTGACCCGGATCGAACCACTTGAACGCACACCTCCCTGTGTCCGATGCCGGGACACACCAGGAGCACCGGAAGACCCCGCAACGTATGCCTATCTACTGGGTCTCTACCTGGGCGACGGCTACATCATCTCCAAACCGCGGCAGCGCTATCTGATGGTCACGTGTACGGCGTCCTGGCCCGGTCTGATCGATGCAGCCGAGGACGCCATGCGCAAGGTGCTGCCCTGGCCCAGCGTCAGCCGACTCCAGCGAGCTGGGTGCGTCGACGTGAAGTCCTTCACCAGGCATTGGACTTGCCTCTTCCCTCAGCACGGCCCCGGCAAGAAGCACGAGCGCCGAATCGCTCTAGAAGCCTGGCAGCAAGCCATCGTCGACACCCACCCCTGGGACTTCGTCCGAGGCCTCATCCACTCCGACGGCTGTCGACTGACCAACTGGACGACCCGCCTGGTCGGCGGCGAACGCAAGCGCTACGAGTACCCGCGCTACTTCTTCACCAACAAGTCCGACGACATCCGGCAGCTCTACACCGACACCCTCGACAAGCTCGGCATCGAGTGGACGCACTGCACCCGCGACGGCAACCCGTACAACATCTCCGTCGCCAAGAAGGCCTCCGTCGCCCTCATGGACACCCACGTAGGCCCGAA
Proteins encoded:
- a CDS encoding ABC transporter ATP-binding protein, encoding MTTLLEVEDLRVAYGKIEAVKGISFKVEAGEVVTLIGTNGAGKTTTLRTLSGLLKPVSGQIKFDGKSLKKVPAHDIVALGLAHSPEGRHIFPRMTIEDNLRLGAFLRNDKPGIEKDIQRAYDLFPILGERRKQAAGTLSGGEQQMLAMGRALMSQPKLLMLDEPSMGLSPIMMQKIMATIAELKSQGTTILLVEQNAQAALSLADQGHVMEIGKVVLSGTGSDLLHDESVRKAYLGED
- a CDS encoding ANTAR domain-containing response regulator, with product MTAPESPQPVADDDKSHVPPLTTRVVIAEDEALIRLDLKEMLEEEGYSVVGEAGDGEQAIELAREHQPDLVILDVKMPKMDGISAAEKIAEEGIAPVLMLTAFSQRDLVERARDAGAMAYLVKPFSKSDVVPAIEMAVSRFTELKELEKEVADLTLRLETRKLVDRAKSILQTEYGLTEPAAFRWIQKTSMDRRMSMQQVAEAVIQDADEKKAAKG
- a CDS encoding helix-turn-helix domain-containing protein, giving the protein MYDMSTRKRALALVSQGRSLNSVSRETGVSRSAIRCWLTRIEPLERTPPCVRCRDTPGAPEDPATYAYLLGLYLGDGYIISKPRQRYLMVTCTASWPGLIDAAEDAMRKVLPWPSVSRLQRAGCVDVKSFTRHWTCLFPQHGPGKKHERRIALEAWQQAIVDTHPWDFVRGLIHSDGCRLTNWTTRLVGGERKRYEYPRYFFTNKSDDIRQLYTDTLDKLGIEWTHCTRDGNPYNISVAKKASVALMDTHVGPKY